From Thiomicrospira sp. XS5, one genomic window encodes:
- the leuS gene encoding leucine--tRNA ligase — translation MTTESMPESTNDYQPQTLETAIQKVWEEEGVFTATEDDSREKFYCLSMFPYPSGKLHMGHVRNYTIGDVVSRFQRMQGKNVLQPMGWDAFGLPAENAAMDHKVAPAKWTYQNIDYMRNQLKSLGLGYDWDREVATCHPEYYRWEQWLFTRLMSKGLVYRKLSVVNWDPIDQTVLANEQVIDGKGWRSGAPVERKEIAQWFLRITDYAEELLQDLDQLDGWPEQVKTMQKNWIGKSTGLEIEFPVASGLDASNGNLKVYTTRPDTLMGVTYVAVAADHPWARKASLNNEPLERFIEECSHISTAEADMETMEKKGVDTGIRVKHPITGEELPVWAANFVLMGYGTGAVMSVPAHDQRDYEFAKAYDLPMKTVIAPKADEVPDVSEAAYTEKGVLINSGQFDGLKSKQALHEMAKALSELGLGEKQTNFRLRDWGISRQRYWGCPIPVIYCPACGALPVPEKDLPVRLPEDIVPDGSGSPLAKLDSFKRCDCPQCGGPAKRETDTFDTFFESSWYHARYTSRHTDDAMLDKQAADHWLPVDQYIGGIEHAILHLLYARFFHKLMRDEGLVSSDEPFKNLLTQGMVLAESWFSQDEKGKQTWYSPLDVEPVKDDKGAVIKGRLKSDGTEVQYGGVIKMSKSKNNGIDPQVLIDQYGADTLRLYIMFASPPEQTLEWSDSAVEGAHRFLNRVWRLVQGHVAQGAVAASADNDGLDKEQKALRLKLHATLQKVSDDMGRRMHFNTAIAAMMELVNDISRFKDDSDAGRSVVQEALESLVLMLSPMTPHISQALWESLGHDGLVLTAAWPKVDESALVKDEIEMMIQVNGKLRGKVEVAADADKDTILAAAKANEQAQKFIEGKEIVKEIVVPGRLVNLVVKG, via the coding sequence ATGACAACAGAATCCATGCCTGAATCGACAAACGATTACCAACCTCAAACACTTGAAACGGCCATTCAGAAGGTCTGGGAAGAGGAGGGTGTTTTCACCGCCACCGAAGACGATAGCCGTGAAAAATTCTACTGTCTTTCCATGTTTCCTTACCCGAGCGGTAAGTTGCACATGGGGCATGTTCGTAACTATACGATCGGCGATGTGGTGTCACGCTTCCAGCGAATGCAGGGCAAAAATGTGTTGCAGCCGATGGGGTGGGATGCGTTCGGCTTGCCAGCGGAAAATGCCGCCATGGATCATAAGGTGGCACCGGCAAAATGGACGTATCAGAACATCGACTACATGCGCAACCAGTTGAAGTCGCTGGGGCTGGGCTATGACTGGGATCGTGAGGTGGCGACGTGTCATCCGGAATATTACCGTTGGGAACAATGGTTGTTTACGCGCTTGATGTCGAAAGGGTTGGTGTATCGAAAACTGTCGGTGGTGAACTGGGACCCGATCGATCAGACGGTGTTGGCCAACGAACAAGTTATCGACGGTAAAGGCTGGCGCTCGGGAGCGCCGGTGGAGCGTAAGGAAATCGCGCAATGGTTCCTGCGCATCACCGATTATGCCGAAGAATTGTTGCAGGATTTGGATCAGTTGGACGGTTGGCCGGAGCAGGTCAAAACCATGCAGAAGAACTGGATCGGTAAATCCACCGGGTTGGAAATCGAATTCCCGGTCGCGTCCGGTTTGGACGCGTCCAACGGCAATCTGAAAGTCTATACCACTCGTCCGGATACGTTGATGGGGGTGACGTATGTGGCTGTCGCGGCCGACCATCCCTGGGCACGTAAAGCGTCGTTGAACAATGAACCGCTGGAACGCTTTATTGAAGAATGCTCGCACATTTCCACCGCCGAAGCGGACATGGAAACCATGGAGAAAAAAGGCGTCGATACCGGTATCCGCGTCAAACACCCGATCACCGGCGAAGAGCTGCCGGTCTGGGCGGCGAACTTTGTCTTGATGGGGTATGGAACCGGCGCGGTGATGTCGGTGCCGGCACATGATCAGCGTGATTATGAATTCGCCAAAGCATACGATTTGCCGATGAAAACCGTCATCGCACCGAAAGCGGACGAAGTCCCGGATGTCTCCGAAGCGGCTTACACCGAGAAAGGTGTGTTGATCAATTCCGGTCAATTTGACGGTTTGAAATCCAAACAAGCCCTGCATGAAATGGCGAAAGCTTTGAGTGAATTGGGCTTGGGTGAAAAACAAACCAATTTCCGTTTGCGCGATTGGGGGATTTCCCGTCAGCGCTACTGGGGCTGCCCGATTCCGGTGATTTATTGCCCGGCCTGTGGCGCTTTGCCGGTGCCGGAAAAAGACCTGCCGGTGCGTTTGCCGGAAGACATCGTGCCGGACGGCTCCGGTTCGCCATTGGCCAAACTGGACAGCTTTAAGCGTTGCGACTGTCCGCAATGCGGCGGCCCGGCCAAACGGGAAACCGATACCTTCGATACCTTCTTCGAGTCGTCCTGGTATCACGCACGTTATACCTCGCGCCACACCGACGATGCAATGTTGGACAAACAAGCCGCCGACCACTGGTTGCCGGTGGATCAATACATCGGGGGCATCGAGCATGCGATTCTGCATCTGCTTTACGCGCGCTTCTTCCATAAATTGATGCGTGACGAAGGGTTGGTGTCGTCCGACGAACCGTTTAAAAACCTCTTGACGCAAGGCATGGTGTTGGCGGAAAGCTGGTTCAGCCAAGACGAAAAAGGCAAACAAACCTGGTATTCGCCGTTGGATGTCGAGCCGGTTAAGGACGACAAAGGCGCGGTGATTAAAGGGCGCTTGAAGAGCGACGGTACCGAAGTGCAGTACGGCGGTGTCATTAAGATGTCCAAGTCGAAAAACAACGGCATCGATCCTCAGGTACTCATCGACCAGTACGGGGCCGACACCTTGCGACTCTACATCATGTTCGCGTCGCCGCCGGAGCAAACACTGGAATGGTCCGATTCCGCCGTGGAAGGCGCGCACCGCTTCTTGAACCGAGTGTGGCGTCTGGTGCAAGGTCATGTGGCGCAAGGCGCCGTGGCCGCCAGTGCGGATAATGACGGATTGGATAAGGAACAAAAAGCCTTGCGCTTGAAGCTGCATGCGACCTTGCAGAAAGTGTCTGACGACATGGGGCGCCGTATGCATTTCAATACCGCCATTGCGGCGATGATGGAATTGGTGAATGACATTAGCCGTTTCAAGGACGATTCCGACGCCGGGCGTTCGGTGGTGCAGGAAGCGCTGGAAAGCCTGGTGTTGATGCTGTCGCCGATGACACCGCATATTTCGCAAGCCTTGTGGGAATCTCTAGGACATGACGGTTTGGTGTTGACCGCCGCTTGGCCAAAAGTGGATGAATCCGCGTTGGTGAAAGACGAAATTGAAATGATGATTCAGGTCAACGGTAAGTTGCGCGGTAAAGTGGAAGTGGCGGCGGATGCCGATAAGGACACCATCCTGGCCGCGGCCAAGGCCAACGAGCAGGCTCAAAAGTTCATCGAAGGCAAAGAAATCGTTAAGGAAATCGTAGTGCCGGGGCGCTTGGTGAACCTGGTGGTAAAAGGTTGA
- the ybeY gene encoding rRNA maturation RNase YbeY produces MIHLDFQVATDEVDEADLPTFEQCLEWVDAALLEDWGMGETELTIRLVDRAEIQQLNRDYRGKDKPTNVLSFPFENPPGLVDLGEELPYLGDLVISAAVVEAEAAEQNKSMMAHWAHMIVHGCLHLQGMDHLDDDEANEMEALETEILKGLGFEGPYEKA; encoded by the coding sequence ATGATACATTTGGATTTTCAGGTGGCGACCGACGAAGTCGACGAAGCCGATTTGCCAACGTTCGAGCAATGTCTGGAGTGGGTGGATGCCGCCTTACTGGAAGACTGGGGGATGGGCGAAACCGAATTGACGATTCGTTTGGTGGATCGAGCAGAAATTCAACAGCTTAATCGCGATTATCGGGGAAAAGACAAGCCCACCAATGTGCTGTCTTTCCCGTTTGAAAATCCGCCAGGCCTGGTGGATTTGGGCGAAGAGCTGCCTTATTTAGGGGATTTGGTCATCAGCGCCGCGGTGGTGGAAGCGGAAGCCGCCGAGCAGAATAAATCGATGATGGCCCACTGGGCGCACATGATTGTCCATGGGTGTCTACATCTTCAAGGTATGGATCATCTGGACGACGATGAAGCCAATGAAATGGAAGCGTTGGAAACGGAAATTCTTAAAGGCCTGGGGTTTGAAGGCCCTTATGAAAAGGCTTAA
- the lptE gene encoding LPS assembly lipoprotein LptE: MASVYGKNRQAWAFWHWLAVIGLALSLTACGFHLKGTGPNAVAGFESIKFESTGGVRPDILRALKMQLTSTDVKIVDNAAQAEVILRFSPTQYTTSRTSISGQGDAASELIKMAQPIHVQEVATEKDILDTSVQAFRDRRIDNSAALASNRELMSIQQQMAADIASQIIDRINRARAEPAK, encoded by the coding sequence ATGGCAAGTGTGTATGGTAAAAATCGCCAGGCCTGGGCGTTTTGGCACTGGCTGGCCGTCATCGGTTTGGCGTTGAGTCTGACGGCTTGCGGTTTCCATTTGAAAGGCACCGGGCCGAATGCGGTGGCCGGGTTCGAGTCCATTAAGTTCGAAAGCACCGGCGGTGTGCGCCCGGATATTTTGCGTGCCTTGAAAATGCAGTTGACGTCGACCGACGTTAAAATCGTCGATAATGCGGCTCAAGCCGAAGTGATTTTGCGCTTTTCGCCGACCCAGTACACCACCTCGCGGACCAGTATCAGCGGCCAAGGGGATGCGGCTTCCGAGCTGATTAAAATGGCGCAGCCGATTCACGTGCAGGAAGTCGCGACGGAAAAAGACATTCTCGATACATCGGTACAGGCTTTCCGCGATCGACGGATTGATAATTCGGCGGCCTTGGCATCGAATCGTGAGTTAATGTCGATTCAGCAACAAATGGCTGCGGACATCGCATCGCAGATCATCGACCGCATTAATCGTGCGCGGGCCGAGCCAGCGAAATGA
- the holA gene encoding DNA polymerase III subunit delta encodes MIMAPAFLKQLQTPNFEIKPITLIYGEEPLYIRRSLDALREVLKGQEYWQRDRYEVDANFKWADLKMDTQAGSLFAERRIIELDMPKGAPGKDGGAFIQEWANVMHDTPPEICLVVLCEKLDGRQMKSKWVQAIEAHGWVVQSKPIEGPGLVKWCQQRAQESGLALEDEAAGLLAERVEGNLLAADQEIEKLALFFPPNTVLTPQNIIDNVADQAHYQLFSLSTAMLYGRTQYALQILHRLQQEGLEAPVVLWLLAKDLRQLIDIAQKQQTMSLPQAFKQLRIWSSKQGEFSAALQRHDLVYWQSLLNVALQVDLTIKGVRPGDEWLGLSELVSQIAR; translated from the coding sequence ATGATCATGGCGCCGGCGTTTTTAAAGCAACTGCAAACCCCGAATTTCGAGATTAAGCCGATCACGCTGATTTACGGCGAAGAGCCGTTGTATATCCGCCGTTCATTGGATGCGCTGCGCGAAGTGTTGAAGGGCCAGGAATATTGGCAACGCGACCGTTATGAAGTGGACGCCAATTTCAAGTGGGCCGATTTGAAAATGGACACCCAGGCCGGGAGTCTGTTTGCCGAGCGTCGCATCATCGAGCTGGACATGCCGAAAGGTGCACCGGGCAAAGACGGCGGCGCCTTTATCCAGGAATGGGCCAATGTCATGCACGATACGCCGCCGGAAATCTGTCTGGTGGTGTTGTGCGAAAAGCTGGACGGCCGCCAGATGAAATCTAAATGGGTGCAAGCCATTGAAGCCCACGGCTGGGTGGTGCAGTCAAAGCCCATTGAAGGGCCAGGCCTGGTGAAATGGTGTCAACAACGCGCCCAGGAATCGGGGCTGGCATTGGAAGACGAAGCGGCCGGTTTGCTGGCGGAACGAGTGGAAGGCAACCTGCTGGCGGCGGATCAGGAAATCGAAAAACTGGCGTTGTTTTTCCCGCCGAACACCGTCTTGACGCCACAAAATATTATTGATAATGTGGCCGATCAGGCGCATTATCAGTTGTTTTCGTTAAGCACCGCCATGCTGTACGGACGTACCCAATATGCGTTGCAAATCCTGCATCGCCTGCAACAGGAAGGGCTGGAAGCCCCGGTGGTGCTGTGGCTATTGGCCAAGGATTTACGGCAGTTGATCGACATCGCCCAAAAGCAGCAAACCATGAGTTTGCCTCAGGCGTTTAAGCAACTCCGCATTTGGTCGTCGAAACAGGGTGAGTTCAGCGCGGCCTTGCAACGGCACGATCTGGTCTATTGGCAAAGCCTCTTGAATGTGGCCTTGCAAGTGGATTTGACCATCAAAGGCGTGCGACCGGGAGATGAATGGCTGGGCCTGTCGGAGTTGGTCAGCCAGATTGCACGATGA
- a CDS encoding PhoH family protein yields the protein MTTLHTVQFYLSPENNDALVNLCGWQSEHLSQLELRLGVEINHLGFQFSVTGLSDRIVKAEQFLRDLYDTAQKEVLDPPRIHLALQSLGFDEAKTMDDEQLLIKTRKKIIRTRNANQANYIQSVKDYDVSFGIGPAGTGKTYLAVATAVEALENEEVRRIILTRPAVEAGEKLGFLPGDLNQKVDPYLRPLFDALFEMLGFETVERLMEKHVIEVAPLAFMRGRTLNESFIILDEAQNTTTEQMKMFLTRIGFGSKAVITGDITQCDLPKNQKSGLRHVIEVLEGVPGIGFTFYQSKDVVRHNLVQKIVQAYDQFDRRSAAK from the coding sequence TTGACGACGCTTCATACCGTACAATTTTATTTATCGCCTGAAAACAACGATGCTCTGGTCAACCTGTGTGGTTGGCAGAGTGAGCACTTGTCGCAGTTGGAATTGCGTTTGGGGGTGGAAATCAACCACCTCGGTTTTCAATTCAGTGTGACCGGTTTAAGCGATCGCATCGTCAAGGCCGAACAGTTTTTGCGGGACTTGTATGACACGGCGCAGAAAGAAGTATTGGATCCTCCCAGAATCCATTTAGCGTTGCAATCCCTCGGGTTCGATGAAGCCAAAACCATGGATGACGAGCAGTTATTGATTAAAACGCGTAAAAAAATCATTCGTACGCGTAACGCCAATCAGGCCAATTACATTCAGTCCGTCAAGGATTATGACGTCAGCTTTGGGATTGGCCCGGCCGGTACCGGGAAAACCTATTTGGCGGTAGCCACCGCGGTGGAAGCGCTGGAAAACGAGGAAGTGCGCCGAATTATTTTGACGCGCCCGGCGGTGGAAGCCGGTGAAAAACTTGGGTTTTTACCAGGGGACTTGAATCAAAAAGTGGACCCGTATTTACGCCCGTTGTTTGATGCACTCTTTGAAATGCTCGGTTTTGAAACGGTTGAGCGTTTGATGGAAAAGCATGTGATTGAAGTCGCGCCTTTGGCCTTTATGCGCGGCCGTACTCTAAACGAATCGTTTATCATTTTGGATGAAGCTCAGAACACCACCACCGAACAGATGAAAATGTTTTTGACTCGTATCGGGTTCGGTTCCAAGGCGGTGATTACCGGTGACATTACCCAATGTGATTTACCGAAAAACCAAAAATCCGGTCTCAGACATGTGATTGAGGTATTGGAAGGCGTGCCGGGCATCGGTTTCACTTTCTACCAATCTAAGGATGTGGTTCGACACAATCTGGTTCAGAAAATTGTTCAGGCTTATGATCAATTCGACAGAAGGAGTGCGGCAAAATGA
- the miaB gene encoding tRNA (N6-isopentenyl adenosine(37)-C2)-methylthiotransferase MiaB yields the protein MSASSSALQAHESPFTGGVFIKTYGCQMNEYDSDRMAKLLEKTYGLALVETPEAADMLILNTCSVREKAQEKVFDELGRWKKWKAEKTNRIIAVGGCVASQEGDVIRQRAPLVDVIFGPQTLHRLPAMIDEALALRDESAQNRKVKKRAVIDISFPEIEKFDNLAAPESNGVSAFVSVMEGCSKYCTFCVVPYTRGEEFSRPFADVMAEVEALAEQGVREVNLLGQNVNAYRGEMPDGDIADLAVLIHAVREVEGIDRIRYTTSHPNEMTQSLIDCYAEVPELVSHLHLPIQSGSDRVLAMMKRNHMALEYKATIRKIRQIRPDLSLSGDFIVGFPGETCDDFKETLALVQDMNYDRSFSFIYSPRPGTPAASLPDDVEMHTKKRRLHALQTILNEQTAAISEAMVGTTQRVLVERLSRNSASEVSGRTENNRVVNFEGSPELIGQFVDVFIEEAYTNSLKGKLVATPEADKFEQRQFYAL from the coding sequence ATGTCAGCATCAAGTTCAGCATTACAAGCGCATGAGTCCCCGTTTACCGGTGGTGTATTCATAAAAACCTACGGGTGTCAGATGAATGAATACGACTCGGATCGCATGGCAAAACTTCTGGAAAAAACTTACGGCCTGGCGTTGGTAGAAACGCCGGAAGCTGCCGATATGTTGATTTTAAATACCTGCTCCGTTCGGGAAAAAGCTCAGGAAAAAGTATTTGACGAGCTGGGGCGTTGGAAAAAATGGAAAGCGGAAAAAACCAATCGCATTATTGCCGTTGGCGGTTGTGTGGCCTCTCAGGAAGGGGATGTGATTCGTCAACGCGCGCCATTGGTGGACGTGATTTTCGGCCCGCAGACGCTGCACCGCTTGCCGGCCATGATTGATGAAGCTTTGGCTTTGCGTGATGAAAGTGCTCAAAACCGTAAAGTCAAAAAACGTGCGGTGATCGATATTTCGTTTCCAGAAATCGAGAAGTTTGATAATTTGGCCGCTCCGGAATCGAATGGCGTATCGGCCTTTGTCTCAGTGATGGAAGGCTGCTCCAAATACTGTACTTTCTGCGTGGTGCCTTATACGCGTGGTGAAGAATTCAGTCGCCCGTTCGCCGATGTCATGGCCGAAGTGGAAGCGTTGGCGGAACAAGGGGTGCGTGAGGTGAATCTACTCGGGCAAAATGTCAATGCCTATCGCGGCGAAATGCCGGACGGCGATATCGCGGATTTGGCGGTGTTGATTCATGCCGTACGTGAAGTGGAAGGCATTGATCGTATTCGATATACCACGTCCCACCCGAATGAAATGACGCAAAGCTTGATCGATTGTTATGCGGAAGTGCCGGAATTGGTATCGCATTTACATTTGCCGATTCAATCCGGTTCGGATCGTGTTTTGGCGATGATGAAGCGCAATCATATGGCGTTGGAATACAAAGCGACCATTCGTAAGATTCGTCAAATTCGACCAGACCTGAGTTTGTCGGGTGACTTCATTGTTGGTTTCCCGGGTGAGACCTGTGACGATTTCAAGGAAACCCTGGCCTTGGTTCAGGATATGAACTATGACCGCTCCTTTAGCTTTATCTACAGTCCTCGCCCGGGCACGCCGGCGGCCAGTTTGCCGGACGATGTGGAAATGCACACTAAAAAACGTCGCCTGCACGCGCTGCAAACCATACTCAATGAGCAAACGGCCGCCATTAGCGAGGCGATGGTCGGCACGACGCAACGTGTTTTGGTGGAACGTTTATCGCGCAACTCCGCCAGCGAAGTGTCGGGCCGTACCGAAAACAACCGGGTGGTGAATTTTGAAGGCTCGCCGGAACTCATCGGCCAATTTGTCGATGTTTTTATTGAAGAAGCTTATACCAATTCTTTGAAGGGGAAATTGGTCGCAACCCCCGAAGCCGACAAGTTTGAACAGCGCCAATTTTATGCGTTGTAA
- the lnt gene encoding apolipoprotein N-acyltransferase produces MLSAILLGAVMVFAHAPVAIAPLALISLGGLFWLWQKAETPFQSMQIGLGFGLGYFGTGVSWLISSIYLYAEMNLVLSVLAVLCFILFLTLYFILAGWLVARLKTAQRQGFNWVVVMPAVWVFAEWVRATLFGGFPFLMTGNTHLMTWLDGYAPVFGVLGVSWAVAITAGILLWLVQSRAWVGASLVLAVLWLTGASLKNVEWVTPKEKPVEVALLQGNVPQDDKWLSKEFLPTLKRYVGLTKQNLDADIVVWPETAVPAYYDVVERGALRSFIRDAKLLEADILLGVITRDESRRHYYNAIVNAHNPEQQYQKKHLVPFSEFFPFSSVLQPLSELFNIPFSEFTPGADDQAPMTLGGHPVGLSVCYEMAFGEELIDSARQADFLITVSNDAWFAHTLEPAQQVQDVQMRALELGREIARSTNTGYTIIVGTKGQLKAEIPPYETGVLRGEVQPYEGETPFVQWRQWPILILLLGVMLLLVWLKFQARPSRKASEG; encoded by the coding sequence ATGCTTAGCGCGATTCTGCTTGGCGCGGTGATGGTGTTCGCCCATGCTCCGGTCGCCATTGCCCCGTTGGCCCTGATTTCACTGGGCGGCTTGTTCTGGCTGTGGCAAAAAGCCGAGACGCCGTTTCAATCGATGCAAATTGGTTTGGGCTTCGGTTTGGGGTATTTCGGAACGGGCGTCAGTTGGCTGATTTCCAGTATCTATCTTTATGCGGAAATGAATCTGGTGCTGTCGGTGTTGGCGGTACTGTGTTTCATACTGTTCTTGACCTTGTATTTCATTTTAGCCGGTTGGTTGGTGGCCCGTTTGAAAACGGCTCAGCGTCAGGGATTTAACTGGGTGGTGGTCATGCCGGCCGTGTGGGTGTTTGCGGAATGGGTCAGGGCGACCTTATTCGGCGGCTTTCCGTTTTTGATGACCGGCAATACGCATTTGATGACTTGGCTGGACGGCTATGCGCCGGTGTTTGGTGTGCTGGGCGTCAGTTGGGCAGTGGCCATCACAGCGGGCATTTTGCTTTGGTTGGTTCAGTCGCGTGCCTGGGTGGGTGCAAGTTTGGTGTTGGCGGTGCTGTGGTTGACCGGGGCCAGTTTAAAGAATGTCGAATGGGTCACGCCTAAGGAGAAACCGGTTGAGGTGGCGCTGTTGCAAGGAAATGTGCCGCAGGACGATAAATGGTTGTCGAAGGAATTCTTGCCCACACTGAAACGCTATGTCGGCTTGACGAAGCAAAACCTGGATGCGGACATTGTTGTCTGGCCGGAAACCGCAGTGCCCGCTTATTATGATGTGGTGGAACGCGGTGCGCTACGGTCGTTTATTCGGGATGCAAAGTTATTGGAAGCCGATATTTTGTTGGGGGTTATCACGCGGGATGAGTCGCGCCGACATTATTACAATGCCATTGTGAACGCCCATAACCCCGAACAGCAGTATCAGAAAAAGCACTTGGTGCCGTTCAGTGAGTTTTTCCCGTTTTCCAGTGTTTTGCAGCCGTTGAGCGAACTGTTTAATATTCCGTTTTCCGAGTTCACGCCCGGCGCAGACGATCAGGCGCCAATGACGTTAGGCGGACATCCGGTTGGGTTGTCGGTTTGTTATGAAATGGCGTTTGGTGAAGAATTGATTGATTCCGCGCGCCAAGCCGATTTTCTGATTACCGTCAGTAACGACGCTTGGTTTGCACACACGTTGGAACCGGCGCAGCAGGTTCAGGACGTGCAAATGCGCGCTTTGGAACTGGGGCGTGAAATCGCTCGCAGTACCAATACCGGTTACACCATTATCGTCGGGACCAAAGGGCAGTTGAAAGCGGAAATTCCGCCATATGAAACCGGAGTGCTTCGCGGCGAAGTGCAGCCTTATGAAGGTGAAACGCCGTTTGTGCAGTGGCGCCAATGGCCGATTTTGATATTGTTGCTGGGCGTGATGCTGTTGTTGGTGTGGTTGAAGTTTCAAGCCCGCCCCTCGAGAAAGGCGTCTGAAGGCTGA
- a CDS encoding glutamate-5-semialdehyde dehydrogenase has translation MTQQISDIKQYMQQLGQQARGASRQLTVAPTKQKNDALLKIATALETNADTLKSENAKDLEQGKANGLESAMLDRLALTDKVIAGMAEGLRQIAALNDPIGEISDMNYLPSGIQVGKMRVPLGVVGIIYESRPNVTIDAAALCLKSGNAALLRGGSEAAYSNRALAKCIQGALRDAGLPEASVQVVETTDRAAVGEMIAMPEFVDVIIPRGGKGLIERISQGAKVPVIKHLDGICHVYIDTDADADKAVKVAFNAKTHRYGVCNAMETLLVAESRAAEILPGLAKMFVEKGVELRGCEKTRGFVDMAPATESDWATEYLDAILSIRVVQDVEEAMDHIAQYSSGHTESIITENLTTSRRFLAQVDSSSVMVNASTRFADGFEYGLGAEIGISTDKFHARGPVGLEGLTSQKYIVLGDGTIRE, from the coding sequence ATGACGCAACAAATATCGGACATTAAACAGTATATGCAACAACTTGGTCAGCAAGCCAGAGGCGCTTCGCGTCAGCTGACCGTGGCACCGACCAAGCAAAAAAACGATGCGTTGTTGAAAATCGCCACGGCGCTGGAAACCAATGCCGACACCTTGAAATCGGAAAACGCCAAGGATTTGGAACAAGGCAAAGCCAATGGTCTGGAGTCGGCGATGTTGGACCGTTTGGCCTTGACCGATAAGGTCATTGCCGGCATGGCGGAAGGCCTGCGTCAAATTGCGGCGTTGAACGATCCCATCGGTGAGATTTCCGATATGAATTATCTGCCGTCCGGCATTCAGGTCGGCAAAATGCGCGTGCCGTTGGGTGTGGTGGGCATTATTTATGAATCCCGCCCGAACGTTACCATTGACGCCGCGGCCTTGTGTTTGAAGTCCGGTAACGCGGCCTTGTTGCGCGGCGGTTCCGAAGCGGCGTATTCCAACCGTGCCTTGGCCAAATGCATCCAGGGTGCGTTGCGCGACGCCGGGTTACCGGAAGCTTCGGTGCAGGTGGTGGAAACCACCGATCGGGCGGCGGTGGGTGAAATGATTGCCATGCCGGAATTTGTCGACGTCATTATCCCGCGCGGCGGAAAAGGCTTGATCGAGCGCATCAGCCAGGGCGCGAAAGTGCCGGTCATCAAACACTTGGACGGTATTTGCCATGTGTACATCGATACCGATGCGGATGCCGATAAAGCGGTGAAAGTGGCGTTCAATGCCAAAACGCATCGTTACGGGGTGTGCAATGCGATGGAAACGCTGTTGGTGGCCGAATCGCGAGCGGCGGAAATTCTGCCAGGCCTGGCGAAAATGTTTGTTGAGAAGGGCGTGGAGTTGCGTGGTTGTGAAAAAACACGCGGCTTTGTCGACATGGCGCCAGCGACCGAATCGGATTGGGCGACGGAATATCTGGACGCCATTTTATCGATTCGAGTGGTCCAGGACGTGGAAGAGGCGATGGATCACATTGCTCAGTACAGCTCGGGGCACACCGAATCGATTATTACCGAAAACCTGACCACCTCGCGTCGCTTCCTGGCGCAAGTGGACTCCAGCTCGGTGATGGTGAATGCGTCCACCCGTTTTGCCGACGGCTTCGAATACGGTTTGGGCGCGGAAATCGGCATCAGTACCGATAAGTTCCATGCCCGTGGTCCGGTGGGGCTGGAAGGCTTGACCTCGCAAAAATACATTGTCTTGGGCGACGGGACCATTCGCGAATAA
- a CDS encoding HlyC/CorC family transporter, translated as MSDSSSGSSWFEKLSKLFSDEPESREDLDSFLQEAQAQDLIDKDALLMIQGVLNVSEARVRDVMIPKVQMSCVDEADELDVILEKMLDAAHSRYPVISAETDEVIGILLAKDVLRAVVKHELTDKSQLVELYRSPALVTESKRLNVLLREFKNSRNHMALVVDEYGEVAGLVTIEDVLEQIVGDIEDEHDEDDDNIQKHLSGAYSVMAITSLDEFNKFFNTAFEDELLETIGGIVSKRLGKIPAEGEVFEIEGLQFTVFKADERRVESFLVEERSVFDEVEEDAAEASIDAPESVESQEKS; from the coding sequence ATGAGTGACAGTAGCAGCGGCTCTTCGTGGTTTGAGAAGCTATCAAAGCTTTTTTCAGACGAACCGGAGAGTCGGGAAGATTTGGATTCATTTTTGCAGGAAGCACAAGCGCAGGACTTGATTGATAAAGACGCGCTCTTAATGATTCAAGGGGTTTTGAACGTTTCGGAAGCGCGTGTGCGCGATGTCATGATTCCGAAAGTGCAAATGTCTTGTGTGGACGAAGCGGATGAACTGGATGTCATTCTGGAAAAAATGTTGGATGCCGCTCACTCGCGTTATCCGGTGATTTCCGCGGAAACCGACGAAGTCATCGGGATTTTGCTGGCCAAGGACGTGTTGCGTGCCGTGGTTAAGCATGAATTGACCGATAAGTCCCAGTTGGTCGAACTGTATCGCTCGCCGGCTTTGGTGACGGAAAGTAAGCGTTTGAACGTTCTGCTACGGGAGTTCAAAAACAGTCGTAATCACATGGCTTTGGTGGTGGACGAATACGGTGAAGTGGCCGGGTTGGTCACCATTGAAGACGTGCTGGAGCAAATCGTCGGTGACATTGAAGACGAACACGATGAAGACGACGACAATATTCAAAAACACTTGTCCGGCGCGTATTCCGTTATGGCGATTACGTCACTGGACGAGTTCAATAAATTCTTCAACACCGCGTTTGAAGACGAGTTGCTGGAAACCATTGGCGGCATCGTCTCCAAACGCCTCGGGAAAATTCCAGCGGAAGGCGAGGTGTTTGAAATTGAAGGCTTGCAGTTTACCGTTTTCAAAGCCGATGAACGCCGGGTAGAAAGCTTCCTGGTTGAAGAACGATCGGTGTTTGATGAGGTCGAAGAAGACGCGGCCGAAGCCTCAATCGATGCGCCTGAAAGTGTTGAATCCCAGGAGAAGTCATAA